Proteins from a single region of Balaenoptera acutorostrata chromosome 16, mBalAcu1.1, whole genome shotgun sequence:
- the UTF1 gene encoding undifferentiated embryonic cell transcription factor 1, translating into MLLRPRRPPPPAPPSPASPDSEPRLAGGVPGTPPARPASPGALAAPAPPGSPASPGSPVSPGSAQRTPWSARETELLLGTLLQPAVWRALLLDRRQALPTYRRVSAALARQQVRRTPAQCRRRYKFLKDKVRDAHGQPPGPFDAQIRQLMGLLGDNGRRRGRRRSPGPGRPPRGRRPAPAAPAEPGAPPLLAARDPDADPAWTLRFSPSPPKSVDAPRAPGSPTAVSTFTPAPGRPEDPEPFRGPGSPPPPSPPGPTREDPDSPPGRPEDPVPPQSAPPSLNAALLQTLGHLGDIVSVLGPLRDQLLTLNQHVEQLRGSFDQTVSLAVGFILGSAAAERGVLADPRQ; encoded by the exons TGGCGGGGGGCGTCCCCGGGACCCCGCCCGCGAGGCCCGCCTCGCCCGGCGCGCTGGCGGCGCCCGCGCCCCCCGGGTCGCCCGCATCCCCCGGGTCACCCGTATCCCCGGGCTCGGCGCAGCGCACGCCCTGGAGCGCGCGCGAGACGGAGCTGCTGCTAGGCACGCTGCTGCAGCCGGCCGTGTGGCGAGCGCTGCTGCTGGACCGCCGCCAGGCGCTGCCCACCTACCGCCGCGTGTCGGCCGCGCTGGCCCGCCAGCAGGTGAGGCGCACGCCCGCGCAGTGCCGCCGCCGCTACAAGTTTCTCAAGGACAAGGTCCGCGACGCGCACGGTCAGCCGCCCGGGCCCTTCGACGCGCAAATCCGCCAGCTCATGGGGCTGCTGGGCGACAACGGGCGCAGACGCGGCCGCCGCCGCTCCCCCGGGCCCGGGCGCCCCCCGCGCGGCCGCCGGCCGGCCCCCGCGGCGCCCGCTGAGCCGG GCGCCCCACCGCTGCTCGCCGCCCGAGACCCGGACGCGGACCCCGCCTGGACGCTCCGGTTCAGCCCGTCCCCGCCCAAGTCTGTGGACGCGCCCCGCGCCCCCGGCTCCCCGACGGCCGTTTCCACATTCACCCCCGCGCCCGGCCGCCCCGAGGACCCCGAGCCCTTCCGCGGCCCcggctcgccgccgccgccgtcgcccCCCGGCCCCACCCGGGAAGATCCCGACTCGCCGCCTGGTCGCCCGGAGGACCCCGTTCCCCCGCAGTCCGCGCCGCCGTCGCTGAACGCCGCCCTTCTGCAGACCCTGGGGCACCTGGGCGACATCGTGTCCGTCCTGGGCCCGCTGCGTGACCAGCTGCTGACCCTGAACCAGCACGTGGAGCAGCTGCGCGGCTCCTTCGACCAGACCGTGTCCCTGGCCGTGGGCTTCATCCTGGGCAGCGCCGCCGCCGAGCGAGGCGTCCTGGCCGACCCGCGCCAGTGA